The following are encoded together in the Trachemys scripta elegans isolate TJP31775 chromosome 7, CAS_Tse_1.0, whole genome shotgun sequence genome:
- the KBTBD8 gene encoding kelch repeat and BTB domain-containing protein 8, protein MAFRLPPFQPDFRVWQPHGTAFRTITHNFHLTLVVFFVFVSVGEFFLCYDPQKDYWVFLTPMTVPRIQGLAAVYNDSIYYIAGTCGNHQRMFTVEAYDIELNKWTRKKDFPCDQSINPYIKLVLFKNKLHLFVRATQVTVEEHVFRTSRKNSLYQYDEVTDQWQKVYETPDRLWDLGRHFECAVAKLYPQCLQKVI, encoded by the coding sequence ATGGCCTTCAGGCTCCCCCCTTTTCAACCTGATTTCAGAGTCTGGCAGCCACATGGAACTGCATTCAGAACAATAACTCATAACTTCCATCTTACACTtgtggtattttttgtttttgtctctgtAGGAGAATTTTTCCTCTGCTATGATCCACAGAAAGAttactgggtttttttaaccCCAATGACTGTGCCTAGAATCCAAGGCTTGGCAGCTGTATACAATGACTCCATCTACTACATCGCTGGAACCTGTGGAAATCATCAGCGTATGTTTACCGTAGAGGCCTATGACATCGAGCTAAATAAGTGGACTAGAAAAAAGGACTTCCCATGCGATCAGTCCATTAATCCCTATATTAAACTGGTactcttcaaaaacaaactccatttGTTTGTCAGAGCCACTCAAGTCACTGTTGAAGAACATGTTTTCAGAACCAGCAGGAAGAATTCACTGTATCAGTATGATGAGGTTACTGACCAGTGGCAAAAAGTGTATGAGACTCCAGATAGGCTTTGGGATTTAGGCCGGCATTTTGAATGTGCTGTAGCTAAGTTGTATCCGCAGTGTCTTCAGaaagttatttaa